A genomic stretch from uncultured Pseudodesulfovibrio sp. includes:
- a CDS encoding protein-glutamate O-methyltransferase CheR, translated as MSSLFSKTISLGKDLKITDQEFTNLRDFIYAECGIYVADNRKYLIENRLGNRLKKLNLKNFDEYYNLLRFDVSRSAEIKRLFEVITTNETSFYRNPPQLQVFQQEILSEVLAGCRRNGRRLRIWSAGCSTGEEPYTISMIVHELLRTEIAAWDIRITANDLSERVLDSARRGVYNDYTLRSTPPEIASRYFDSEEGQNKIKSEVKRLVSFGQINLKDRMQLKRVERSQIIFCRNVIIYFDDAMKKHVINAFYDNLLPGGYLIIGHSESLHNITRAFKPIHYPGAIIYKKEE; from the coding sequence ATGTCGTCGTTGTTTTCCAAAACCATATCCCTCGGCAAAGATCTCAAGATCACGGACCAGGAGTTTACAAACCTGCGTGATTTTATCTATGCCGAGTGTGGTATCTATGTGGCTGACAATCGCAAATACCTGATTGAAAACAGGTTGGGAAACAGACTCAAGAAACTCAATCTCAAGAATTTTGACGAGTATTACAATCTGCTCCGGTTTGATGTGAGTCGTTCGGCAGAGATCAAAAGATTGTTTGAAGTTATTACGACCAACGAAACAAGTTTTTATCGTAATCCGCCGCAGCTTCAGGTGTTTCAACAGGAAATCTTGAGTGAAGTGCTTGCCGGATGTCGTCGGAATGGAAGAAGGCTTCGCATCTGGTCGGCGGGGTGTTCTACAGGGGAAGAGCCGTATACCATATCCATGATCGTTCACGAACTTCTCAGGACGGAGATTGCTGCGTGGGATATCAGGATTACAGCCAATGATCTTTCGGAGCGTGTTTTGGATTCAGCTCGCAGGGGAGTGTATAATGATTACACACTCAGGAGTACCCCTCCGGAAATAGCATCTCGGTATTTTGATTCGGAAGAAGGACAGAACAAAATCAAATCCGAGGTGAAACGTCTGGTCAGTTTTGGACAGATAAATCTCAAAGACCGCATGCAGCTCAAACGGGTGGAACGGTCACAGATTATTTTTTGCAGAAACGTCATAATCTATTTTGATGATGCGATGAAAAAGCACGTTATCAACGCATTTTATGACAACCTTCTTCCAGGCGGGTATTTGATTATCGGGCATTCTGAGTCGCTGCACAATATTACACGTGCTTTTAAACCGATTCATTATCCAGGGGCGATCATTTATAAGAAGGAAGAATGA
- a CDS encoding HEAT repeat domain-containing protein — MVECSEYIVLLGSENKEVVRESAFKAGENNCVEAVPKLAELLQTNHLGIQEAVDSSLRKIGGKEVVQAVIPLLRSDDAPVRNLAMDILREVGNQDLSSLVELIHDEDADIRIFISDILGSTKSLLAVAPLCNALLKDPEVNVRYQAAVSLGELGMTEAIPSLNQAIGDEEWVQYSVIEALTKIGHASSVDALVKALDSASDLVASMIIDALGELGNVKAVTMLLKRMSDSPTALRNKIVKAVVKILGGKSLTLLSDDERERFRQYLLVALRDEDVEIQDAAIQGLAYVGGEEASRGILQIAGALDQDVDQDRLQLIISFLAEIGLTEALKVGLLGEDQGVAKVAVQVLSQIAPTECVEQNDICQVLMDAFWQVSLPLQRQIVSVVANRGRPQTKDFFIKVLNEHTDGTVLKSAVYLLGEKLQLAEVADDIFPLLDHQYDDVKEAALEACIAIGTADVQDRFREMFTSENPVNRLMAVYALGRFCSADNLAILQHAVEDEESDIRRVAVESLAAFPDDKGAWLPLVLQRLNDESKDVRLTVVEILGQHYGEDTIPHLIDALNDEDDWVIIRAMDALGQHSSQEAVPLIVDMLEDSNRFVVMKAIEALGNIGGSKAFSALLQVTNSDEYELVSAAEEAIARIQEAQE, encoded by the coding sequence ATGGTGGAATGCTCTGAATATATAGTGCTTTTAGGGAGCGAAAATAAAGAGGTTGTCCGGGAGAGTGCTTTCAAAGCAGGTGAAAACAACTGTGTGGAAGCCGTTCCCAAATTGGCCGAATTGCTACAGACCAATCATCTTGGCATCCAGGAAGCCGTGGATAGTTCCCTGCGTAAGATCGGCGGCAAGGAAGTTGTGCAGGCCGTGATCCCTCTTCTGCGTTCCGACGATGCTCCCGTCCGTAATCTTGCCATGGATATTCTCCGTGAAGTGGGCAACCAAGACCTTTCTTCACTGGTGGAATTGATCCATGATGAGGATGCGGATATCAGAATTTTCATTTCGGATATTCTTGGTTCTACCAAAAGTCTTCTGGCCGTTGCTCCATTGTGTAATGCCCTGCTTAAAGATCCCGAGGTTAACGTCCGGTATCAGGCGGCAGTCAGCCTTGGCGAGTTGGGTATGACTGAGGCTATCCCCAGTCTCAATCAGGCTATCGGCGACGAAGAGTGGGTGCAATATTCCGTGATTGAGGCGTTGACGAAAATTGGACACGCCAGCTCGGTGGATGCGCTGGTCAAGGCGCTTGATTCCGCTTCGGACCTTGTTGCCTCTATGATTATCGATGCGCTTGGTGAATTGGGCAACGTCAAAGCCGTGACCATGCTGCTTAAACGTATGAGTGATTCTCCTACAGCGTTGCGGAATAAAATCGTGAAAGCCGTGGTTAAAATTCTCGGCGGTAAATCGCTTACTCTATTGAGTGACGATGAACGTGAGCGGTTTCGTCAGTACCTGTTGGTGGCGCTTCGGGATGAAGATGTGGAAATCCAGGATGCTGCTATTCAGGGGTTGGCCTATGTCGGCGGAGAAGAAGCGTCCAGAGGTATTTTGCAGATTGCCGGGGCCTTGGATCAGGATGTGGATCAGGATCGGTTGCAACTCATTATTTCTTTCCTGGCTGAAATCGGTCTGACTGAGGCTCTCAAGGTCGGCCTGCTTGGTGAAGACCAGGGGGTGGCAAAGGTCGCGGTTCAGGTGCTGTCACAGATTGCACCCACAGAATGTGTTGAGCAGAATGACATCTGTCAGGTGCTTATGGATGCGTTTTGGCAAGTCAGCCTCCCCTTGCAGCGGCAGATTGTCAGTGTTGTTGCTAACAGAGGACGACCGCAGACCAAAGACTTTTTCATCAAGGTGTTGAACGAGCATACTGATGGTACGGTTTTGAAGAGTGCCGTGTACCTGCTTGGTGAAAAGCTCCAACTAGCCGAAGTTGCGGATGATATTTTCCCATTGCTTGATCATCAATATGATGATGTGAAGGAGGCTGCCCTGGAAGCGTGCATAGCCATCGGCACTGCCGATGTGCAGGATCGCTTCAGGGAGATGTTCACCAGTGAGAACCCGGTAAATCGTCTCATGGCCGTATATGCTTTGGGCAGATTTTGCTCTGCGGACAATCTTGCTATTCTACAGCATGCCGTGGAAGACGAGGAGTCGGATATACGGCGGGTGGCGGTTGAGTCTCTTGCTGCATTTCCGGACGACAAGGGAGCTTGGTTGCCGTTGGTCTTGCAGCGCCTTAATGATGAAAGCAAGGATGTTCGTCTGACAGTTGTTGAAATTCTTGGGCAGCATTATGGCGAAGACACCATTCCGCATCTTATTGATGCTTTGAACGATGAAGATGATTGGGTCATAATTCGCGCCATGGATGCTCTGGGTCAACATTCATCGCAGGAGGCTGTTCCGCTGATAGTGGATATGCTGGAGGATTCCAATCGGTTTGTTGTTATGAAGGCGATAGAAGCCTTGGGTAATATCGGCGGGTCCAAGGCATTTTCTGCCTTGTTGCAAGTGACCAACAGTGATGAGTATGAGCTTGTGAGTGCCGCTGAGGAGGCAATAGCCCGAATTCAGGAAGCGCAGGAGTAG
- a CDS encoding chemotaxis response regulator protein-glutamate methylesterase, giving the protein MIKVLVVDDSAFMRKAISTMLDKDPGITVVGVARNGQEGLDMVRELNPDVVTMDIEMPKMDGLTALRHIMMESPRPVLMVSSLTTEGAEATLKAMELGAVDFIPKQLSKVSLDIIKIEKDLIERVKTVAMRKMRHVARPTARKKPAPRVRPRADGRPVRDVVAIGVSTGGPPVVQKILSSLPADFPAGIVIAQHMPAAFTGPFAERLNGVSEITVKEAETGDIFRPGHAYVAPGGRHIVLDQKVSRIDVVVTDQPSDALYKPSANVLISSVAAAVGKRGLGVILTGMGNDGCEGIRDLKARGGRALAQSDSTCVVYGMPKAIVDESLADEIVDLDDMAESIMANLYK; this is encoded by the coding sequence GTGATTAAAGTTCTCGTCGTGGATGATTCCGCTTTCATGAGAAAAGCCATCAGCACGATGCTCGACAAGGACCCGGGTATCACCGTGGTCGGCGTGGCGCGCAATGGTCAGGAAGGCCTGGATATGGTGCGTGAGCTGAATCCCGATGTGGTCACCATGGATATCGAGATGCCGAAAATGGACGGCCTGACCGCCCTTCGTCATATCATGATGGAATCGCCCCGCCCTGTGCTTATGGTCAGCTCGCTGACGACTGAAGGTGCAGAGGCCACTTTGAAAGCCATGGAACTTGGTGCGGTAGATTTTATCCCCAAACAGCTTTCCAAGGTTTCTCTGGATATTATCAAGATTGAAAAGGATCTTATCGAGCGGGTTAAAACCGTGGCCATGCGTAAAATGCGTCATGTGGCACGTCCGACCGCTCGAAAAAAGCCTGCGCCCAGGGTGCGACCTCGTGCAGACGGGCGTCCCGTTCGAGATGTCGTAGCCATTGGTGTTTCCACGGGCGGTCCTCCTGTCGTTCAGAAAATTCTGTCCTCGCTTCCGGCAGATTTTCCTGCTGGGATAGTTATTGCGCAACATATGCCTGCGGCTTTTACCGGTCCTTTTGCCGAGCGCCTTAACGGCGTCAGTGAGATTACTGTTAAGGAAGCTGAAACAGGTGACATCTTTCGACCGGGGCATGCGTATGTGGCTCCTGGTGGTAGACATATCGTATTGGACCAGAAGGTCAGCCGCATTGATGTGGTTGTTACGGACCAGCCCAGTGACGCTTTGTATAAGCCATCAGCCAACGTTCTCATCAGTTCCGTGGCAGCGGCTGTTGGGAAACGGGGACTTGGCGTTATTTTGACAGGTATGGGGAATGATGGATGCGAGGGTATTCGTGATCTCAAGGCAAGGGGAGGGCGCGCTTTGGCTCAGAGCGACTCCACGTGTGTTGTGTACGGTATGCCTAAAGCCATTGTCGATGAAAGTCTGGCGGATGAGATTGTTGATCTGGACGACATGGCAGAATCCATCATGGCTAATTTGTATAAATAG
- a CDS encoding WYL domain-containing protein, with translation MLDTIQAIGVLVYEDKVYGERSKRWKIDEASRQKLAGLNLPDFTISLPDIVALQLLRSQATLFKGTEIERTLDRLFSRLDAFVPEGLFASLSKLEPLFGSSDKFAKDYSGKEAILDSLVEAMLKRKTCLVNYYSFNQDKETRLKIDPLSFFEYSGGIYLFVRMPSFDEALILALERVQEITLTDDTFEEPKDFDADARLNEAFGLIAGDPIEAIVRVSADQAKYIKERPYFNERIASEEPDGAVIVELKTSGRYEVIKWILSLGSHAEVIGPAELRAEVKKELEATLSAY, from the coding sequence ATGCTTGATACCATTCAAGCGATTGGTGTGTTGGTCTATGAAGACAAGGTTTATGGTGAGCGTTCCAAGAGGTGGAAAATTGATGAGGCCTCTCGGCAAAAACTAGCTGGATTAAATCTACCGGACTTCACCATATCGCTTCCTGATATCGTAGCACTCCAGCTTTTGCGATCTCAGGCCACACTCTTTAAAGGAACGGAAATTGAGAGGACTCTCGATCGTCTGTTTTCACGGCTTGATGCATTTGTACCGGAAGGGTTGTTCGCTTCATTGAGCAAGCTGGAGCCTTTGTTCGGCTCTTCCGATAAATTCGCAAAAGACTACTCTGGGAAAGAGGCCATACTCGACTCATTGGTAGAAGCCATGCTCAAGCGTAAGACCTGCCTTGTTAATTATTACTCATTCAACCAGGACAAAGAAACGAGATTAAAAATAGATCCGTTGTCCTTTTTTGAATACTCAGGCGGCATATATCTCTTTGTCAGGATGCCCTCATTTGACGAAGCCCTCATCCTCGCGCTTGAGAGAGTTCAAGAGATAACTCTGACCGACGACACGTTTGAGGAACCAAAAGACTTTGATGCAGATGCAAGGCTTAACGAAGCATTCGGCCTTATTGCCGGTGATCCCATCGAAGCAATAGTCCGTGTGTCAGCAGATCAAGCTAAATATATCAAAGAGCGTCCATACTTCAATGAACGGATCGCATCTGAAGAGCCTGATGGTGCTGTCATCGTAGAGTTGAAAACGTCTGGTCGCTACGAAGTAATCAAATGGATACTTTCTTTAGGCTCTCATGCTGAAGTGATCGGGCCAGCCGAACTGCGGGCTGAAGTGAAGAAAGAGCTCGAAGCTACACTGTCAGCATACTGA
- a CDS encoding MBL fold metallo-hydrolase: MQITIHRGTNEIGGSCVEVEHKGTRLLLDAGTPLDDSLAALPADIESYDGVLISHSHQDHYGLIETLPESVPLYMGKVAWQFVQSLRLFTKEGDLLAHKPTSLVAGKTFQVGDISVTPYLVDHSSPDAFGFLLEAGGKTIYYTGDFRAHGRKAKTFDYLCTKLPKKMDALLLEGTMMHRGNSQFSSESEVEEGVVQAIKTESGIVCLNCSAQNIDRMVSAFRAAKRSGRTFVVDIYTAWILRLAQQVSTSIPDINWEGVQVLSHNRPASGYYRNVKEHAEFFGSFIRDLYKPENELWVQDILDSPSNYLIKLSDHWLSDILGKLPETSSTIIYSQWAGYLEEGTPHYNGKAASLKKRENSKFKLIHTSGHAVREDLIRFVDSVEPQTVIPLHTEHKNDYEEHFSNVQVLDDGEAFEL; encoded by the coding sequence ATGCAAATAACCATCCACCGCGGCACCAACGAAATTGGTGGCAGTTGCGTCGAAGTTGAACACAAAGGCACTCGCCTCCTACTTGATGCCGGAACGCCGCTTGATGACTCCCTAGCTGCACTTCCTGCTGACATTGAATCTTATGATGGCGTGCTGATCTCGCATAGCCATCAGGACCACTATGGACTGATCGAAACGTTGCCAGAGAGTGTTCCTCTTTACATGGGGAAAGTGGCTTGGCAGTTCGTGCAAAGTCTGAGGCTCTTCACAAAGGAAGGTGACTTGTTGGCGCATAAACCAACATCGCTGGTGGCTGGTAAGACCTTCCAGGTTGGAGATATTTCCGTCACTCCATATTTGGTTGACCACTCGTCCCCTGATGCCTTTGGATTCTTGCTGGAAGCTGGAGGAAAGACCATATATTACACGGGTGATTTTCGTGCTCATGGCAGGAAGGCAAAGACCTTTGATTATCTATGCACCAAGTTACCGAAGAAAATGGACGCTCTTCTTCTCGAAGGTACGATGATGCATCGAGGAAATTCCCAATTCTCCAGTGAGAGCGAAGTTGAAGAAGGGGTTGTCCAAGCTATCAAGACGGAAAGTGGGATAGTCTGTCTTAATTGTTCAGCCCAGAATATCGATCGAATGGTTTCTGCATTTCGAGCTGCCAAGAGGTCTGGAAGAACATTTGTTGTAGACATTTACACAGCATGGATATTGAGGCTGGCTCAGCAGGTTTCAACCAGCATCCCTGACATTAACTGGGAAGGTGTACAGGTGCTCTCTCACAATAGGCCTGCATCTGGTTACTATCGAAATGTGAAAGAGCATGCTGAGTTCTTTGGTAGTTTCATCAGAGATTTGTATAAACCCGAGAACGAGCTTTGGGTGCAAGATATCCTTGATTCTCCTTCGAACTATCTCATTAAGTTGAGCGATCATTGGTTGTCTGACATTCTCGGCAAGCTCCCGGAGACATCCTCAACGATCATCTATTCTCAGTGGGCCGGATATCTTGAAGAGGGTACTCCTCATTACAACGGAAAAGCGGCCAGTTTGAAAAAACGTGAGAACTCAAAATTCAAGCTGATCCACACCAGTGGGCATGCTGTGCGCGAAGACTTGATACGCTTTGTTGATTCTGTCGAGCCTCAAACGGTTATCCCGCTCCATACCGAGCACAAAAATGACTATGAAGAACACTTCTCCAATGTCCAGGTGCTGGATGATGGGGAAGCGTTCGAACTATAG
- a CDS encoding DnaB-like helicase C-terminal domain-containing protein, giving the protein MQDDFDALANEKIPPFDLIAEHAVLQGVLLRNSVFHEVADFLNQQSFYSRDNGNIFTAMETCYDNYEPINSHTVQNALEESNLNICLSNFLDPLIPDERALPPHDIVEYAKKVRDKATLRGLILLGNKIVNIACNSHAPLVALDEAEKEIFLIKQKSKQFKTSPATKVINSVFETITNKYEQRDELSGLKTEFEDLDSLLTGIQNGNLIVIAGRPGNCKRALALNILLKVVLSDIPAVCFSLDTHHDQIMEKLLAINAGVSLMKIRTGQLDDEDWEALYDSANRISNSSLFFDSTTALSPLEIASRIKHIKKEHGISLVVIDRMQLMKVKEKPIDNPELEAAEISHALKQLASELDIPIIVLSELDPEVDKRKYNQPELSDLLYYGAYEQAADAIILTYRDAKYYEGDESKTDGVDIYVAKNRNGPCGKAELLFHRSSLRIQNLGTLDPLFDG; this is encoded by the coding sequence ATGCAGGATGACTTTGATGCCTTGGCCAATGAAAAGATTCCACCATTCGATTTGATTGCTGAACATGCAGTGCTTCAAGGAGTGCTGCTGCGCAATTCAGTCTTCCATGAAGTTGCTGATTTTTTAAATCAACAATCCTTTTACAGCCGCGACAATGGAAACATATTTACAGCAATGGAGACATGTTACGACAACTATGAACCGATCAACTCACACACTGTCCAGAATGCTCTAGAGGAGAGCAATCTAAACATCTGCCTCAGTAATTTTCTAGATCCACTCATCCCAGATGAAAGGGCATTGCCGCCTCACGACATAGTAGAATACGCAAAAAAAGTCCGAGACAAAGCAACTCTCCGTGGACTTATTCTATTGGGCAACAAGATAGTAAACATAGCGTGTAACTCTCATGCTCCTCTGGTCGCGTTAGATGAAGCTGAAAAAGAAATATTTCTGATTAAGCAAAAATCAAAACAATTCAAAACCTCACCTGCAACGAAAGTCATAAACTCTGTTTTCGAAACTATTACGAATAAATACGAACAGAGAGATGAATTGTCTGGGCTCAAGACAGAATTCGAAGATTTGGACTCCCTGCTGACAGGTATACAAAATGGAAACCTGATAGTTATCGCGGGGCGGCCTGGCAACTGCAAGCGAGCCCTAGCGCTGAATATACTTTTGAAAGTGGTACTGTCAGACATCCCTGCTGTTTGCTTTTCACTTGATACGCATCATGATCAAATAATGGAAAAACTGCTCGCGATAAATGCAGGGGTCTCGCTTATGAAGATCCGAACAGGGCAACTTGATGATGAAGATTGGGAAGCCCTATACGATTCGGCCAACAGGATATCCAACAGCAGCTTGTTTTTTGACAGCACAACAGCCTTATCTCCATTGGAGATAGCCTCTCGCATAAAGCACATAAAAAAGGAACATGGCATCAGCCTTGTTGTGATCGACCGTATGCAGTTGATGAAGGTGAAAGAGAAACCGATAGATAACCCAGAACTGGAAGCTGCCGAAATCTCTCATGCACTCAAACAATTGGCATCTGAATTGGACATTCCCATCATTGTCCTTTCGGAACTCGATCCGGAGGTAGATAAACGAAAATACAACCAGCCAGAGTTATCAGACCTCCTTTACTACGGGGCCTATGAGCAGGCTGCGGATGCGATCATACTTACATACCGAGATGCCAAGTACTACGAAGGCGATGAATCTAAGACGGATGGCGTAGATATTTACGTTGCAAAAAATCGTAATGGCCCTTGCGGCAAAGCTGAGTTGCTTTTCCATCGCAGCTCTCTGCGAATTCAAAACTTGGGTACTTTAGACCCTCTTTTCGATGGCTAA
- a CDS encoding helix-turn-helix domain-containing protein → MQSQDGIGKRFSPYKQFRRVSVIPNTLMRYIGLSHGAKLVWARLAQYAGADGRAYPAVGTLAQEVGLKKRQTQNLLAELKAEGFIESELGPKANAYYFLLHPALVEEGVQNGASGDAESCPVTMQDDAPRDAKTCSTPAQNDAPKETKEENYKEKTTTQSGGCRVSFSDLSEEKQRYIELKTKLEQQRGRIRSSVAAYKAGLVQLAAVGALDTSGLKELECAHAVGGSVSRNTMSAHNNGQMLATPDRIQQYLRFDGRSPEEISILLQNGGDSDEKFWGLPSYQVAQCMRELFPEFWR, encoded by the coding sequence ATGCAGTCTCAAGATGGCATAGGAAAGCGTTTCAGCCCCTACAAGCAGTTTAGGCGGGTGTCTGTTATACCGAACACCCTAATGCGCTATATCGGCCTCTCGCACGGTGCAAAGCTCGTATGGGCAAGGCTGGCCCAATATGCTGGGGCAGATGGTCGAGCATATCCGGCAGTCGGCACGCTTGCCCAAGAGGTCGGGCTGAAAAAACGTCAAACTCAGAATCTATTAGCAGAATTGAAGGCCGAAGGATTTATAGAATCCGAGTTGGGGCCAAAAGCTAATGCCTACTACTTCCTCCTCCATCCAGCCTTGGTTGAGGAAGGGGTGCAAAATGGTGCGTCTGGGGATGCAGAATCATGCCCTGTAACCATGCAGGATGATGCGCCGAGAGATGCAAAGACATGCTCAACACCCGCGCAGAATGATGCACCCAAAGAGACAAAAGAAGAGAATTATAAAGAGAAAACTACAACGCAGAGCGGCGGTTGTCGTGTTTCTTTCTCTGATTTGTCTGAAGAAAAGCAAAGATACATTGAACTAAAAACAAAGCTTGAACAGCAGAGAGGGCGGATTCGTTCATCCGTAGCCGCCTATAAAGCAGGGCTGGTTCAGCTAGCGGCTGTTGGGGCGCTGGATACTTCCGGCTTGAAAGAGCTAGAATGTGCTCATGCAGTCGGTGGAAGTGTGTCTAGAAATACGATGTCGGCTCACAACAACGGGCAGATGCTGGCTACTCCGGATAGGATTCAGCAATATTTGAGATTTGATGGGCGAAGTCCAGAAGAGATAAGCATCCTTTTGCAGAACGGGGGCGATTCTGATGAAAAGTTTTGGGGGCTCCCCTCTTATCAAGTTGCACAGTGCATGCGAGAACTCTTTCCAGAGTTCTGGCGCTAA
- a CDS encoding helix-turn-helix domain-containing protein: MTISRVDTKDAAKILGLSAGTLEVWRCHGRGPRYKKIGRRVFYDIKDLEAFANAYTVETVDSMEINS; the protein is encoded by the coding sequence ATGACGATAAGCAGAGTAGATACTAAGGACGCGGCAAAGATATTGGGTTTGAGTGCCGGAACTCTCGAAGTGTGGCGTTGCCATGGCCGTGGCCCCCGCTATAAGAAGATCGGCCGCAGGGTCTTCTATGACATTAAAGACCTTGAGGCATTCGCCAATGCCTACACCGTCGAGACCGTCGATTCCATGGAAATCAACTCCTAG
- a CDS encoding site-specific integrase, whose protein sequence is MVKRNTGQKQLVNKKRWPGVYYYESQAKRYRGKPDVCYHIAYRLDGKLKWEKVGWKSEKYTPQIAADLRSDRLKKARHGEEVKTHKELREENRKANVLLSEIATEYFKIRGEASKGAKIDKGRYDNHVAPVLGSRPVKKLSPLDMERIKKKMDGMSAASIWGGLEITRRIINFGVKNGLCEPLGFTIQMPKRDNEVVEYLTPAQLKRFLKVLEEWPAQDVSRMLELAMFTGMRRGEIFKLENRDVDFQQSLITLRSPKGGKTVSIPMNGKAKEVLATQIQWRNEHFPDSPYIFPGKGGVLRTGCTAVKRIKTKAKLPKEFRIFHGLRHHFAVTLANSGEFSLDMIGELLTHKDSSMTKRYGQFLPDTKKQASDRAAELLMGK, encoded by the coding sequence ATGGTTAAAAGAAATACAGGGCAAAAACAGCTAGTCAACAAAAAGCGTTGGCCAGGAGTTTACTATTATGAAAGCCAAGCCAAGCGGTATCGTGGCAAGCCCGACGTTTGCTACCACATTGCCTATCGCCTAGACGGAAAGCTCAAATGGGAGAAGGTAGGGTGGAAGTCTGAGAAATATACCCCTCAGATTGCCGCAGACCTTCGCTCTGACCGTCTCAAGAAGGCTCGGCATGGAGAGGAGGTCAAAACCCATAAAGAGCTTCGTGAGGAGAATCGTAAGGCCAATGTCCTTTTGAGTGAGATTGCCACTGAATATTTTAAGATTCGTGGCGAAGCTTCCAAGGGGGCGAAGATCGACAAGGGGCGGTATGACAATCATGTTGCCCCAGTGCTTGGCTCTCGGCCCGTGAAGAAGCTTAGTCCTTTGGACATGGAGCGGATCAAAAAGAAGATGGATGGAATGTCTGCCGCCTCTATCTGGGGCGGTTTGGAGATAACCCGAAGGATTATCAACTTTGGGGTCAAGAATGGCCTCTGTGAACCTCTGGGATTTACAATTCAGATGCCCAAGCGGGATAATGAAGTGGTCGAATACCTCACTCCTGCTCAACTCAAGCGATTTTTGAAGGTGCTTGAGGAATGGCCTGCCCAGGACGTGAGCCGGATGCTGGAACTTGCCATGTTCACAGGAATGCGTCGGGGAGAGATATTCAAACTTGAGAATCGAGATGTTGATTTTCAGCAATCCCTCATCACCTTGCGTTCTCCCAAAGGTGGCAAGACCGTTTCAATACCCATGAACGGGAAGGCCAAAGAGGTTCTTGCAACTCAGATTCAATGGCGCAATGAGCATTTTCCAGATTCACCGTATATCTTCCCTGGAAAGGGTGGGGTGCTCCGAACTGGATGCACGGCAGTGAAGCGAATTAAGACAAAGGCGAAGCTCCCAAAGGAGTTCAGAATCTTCCATGGCCTCCGTCACCATTTCGCCGTGACCCTTGCCAACTCCGGCGAGTTCTCACTGGATATGATCGGGGAGTTGCTGACTCACAAGGATTCATCCATGACGAAGCGGTACGGGCAGTTTCTGCCAGATACCAAAAAACAAGCCAGTGATCGGGCTGCTGAGTTGCTGATGGGAAAGTAA
- a CDS encoding transglutaminase-like cysteine peptidase: protein MAVRLINSTLSHRLVGFYTAKKNNFTDPGCDDYTYLANLNEMVNGNIEYEPEPIGQEEWGSLPDGGYGDCDDYATTKRAALIKAGWSLDRIHLATCIMENGYSNVVLIAAVLIGPYPRNARAAVRPG from the coding sequence GTGGCTGTACGCCTCATAAACTCTACCCTGTCCCACCGACTGGTTGGGTTTTATACTGCCAAAAAAAATAATTTCACAGACCCAGGGTGTGACGACTACACCTACCTTGCCAACCTCAACGAGATGGTAAACGGTAATATCGAATACGAACCGGAGCCAATCGGACAAGAAGAATGGGGTTCTCTCCCTGATGGCGGATATGGCGATTGTGACGACTATGCCACGACCAAACGGGCTGCGCTCATAAAGGCAGGTTGGTCGCTTGATCGAATACACCTTGCTACGTGCATCATGGAAAACGGATATTCAAACGTCGTGCTGATCGCAGCAGTCCTCATAGGGCCTTATCCACGGAATGCCCGTGCAGCCGTCAGGCCGGGATGA